The nucleotide sequence GAAACACTGCACGCGCTGCGGGAATTCCTCTTCATTGAACGCGGCGCGCATCGCCTCGAGGCCATGACCGGAGCCTTCAATACCGGAGCGATGCGCACCCTCCACCGCAGCGGCTTTGCCCGCGAAGGCGTCCTCCGCGAAACCCTGCTGATTAAAGGCGTCTGGCACGACCGCGTGATCTTCTCCCTGCTAAGAAGCGAGTGGGAAAGCGGTGCGCCGGTCGTCAATAGTTAAATGTCTTGCTGGCGGCGGTCCGTGTCCGCATTCTTCACGTGCCCCGCTGCTTCATTCCCGGGACCGCAGATCACATAAGAAGGAGAATCGTCAATGAAGTTGAGCACAGTGTTCTTGAGCACAATTTCGGTTTTGTGTCTGATCGGCTGTGGAAGCGATAGCTCGGACGATCCGGGGACGCCCGGCCCCGATGCCGTCTTTTCCGTGTCAGGGGCTCTGGTTACGCCGGCAACATTGACATTCAACAATGCTTCTTTGAACGCCGATCAATTTCAATGGGACTTCGGCGACGGACGATCCTCTATCCAATCGAGTCCTCAACTGAGCTTCAGCACTTTTGGAAGTTATGTTGTCACACTGGTCGCTGTGCAATCTTCAACGAGCAGAACTGACACTGCCCGTCAAGCTCTTGAAATAACACCGGGGACGGTCTCGCTTACCGGCATAAATGTGCAGGCAATGCCATTCAGCGACGGTGGCGGTGCTGGATGGGACTTAACCGACGGGCCTGACTTGTTTTTGAATTTGTCTCAGGCAGGTTCTAGTATTTGGACCAGCACCTACTACGACAATCTGGCACCGACGAGTCTTCCGGTCGGCTGGACAGTAACTCCACCTCGCTCGATTACAGGATGGACTCTCGGCTACAGAGTTGATCTTTGGGATTATGATCCCATCGGAGAAAATGACGCAATGGGGAGCGTTACATTTTCGATCAGCAGTATTGTAGAGGGAGATGGATATCAATCCTCTGCTGTGGTTGAGAACACTGCTCATACGATACGCACGACCATTCTGCTTCACTGGCAATAGCTCCCCCCCCATGTCCGACCTCTTCTACTCCAACATCATCAACGGTAAACACGTCCCCGCGCAATCCGGCCGGACGTTGCCGATCATCAATCCCGCGCTGAACGAATCGCTCGGCGAGTCCGCGCGCTCCGATTCCGCGGATGTGGAGCTCGCGGTCAAATCCGCACGTGCCGCGCTTGACGGCAAGTGGGGACGCTCCGCTCCTTCACAGCGCACAAAAATACTCTTCAAGGCCGCGCAGTTGCTCGAGTCCCGCGTCGAGGAGTTGAGCCTCGCCGAAAGCCGCAACAACGGCAAGGTCGCCGCCCACGTCGTCGGCGAAATTCGTCAGGCCATCGAGGACTTCGAATTCTTCGCCGGAGCGGCAACCAAAGCCGGCGGCAGTGTCCCGCCGCTGCATGGGGCATACTTCGGCTATACGCTCAAAGAGCCGGTCGGCGTCGTCGGCGCGATCACCCCGTGGAATTATCCCTTGATGCTGGCGGCATGGAAACTCGCGCCCGCGCTGGCCGCCGGCTGCACCGTTGTGCTGAAGCCCGCCGAGTGGACGCCCGTCACCGCCAAGGCCTTAGTCGAGATTCTGCACGAAGCCGGCATCCCCGAAGGTACCGTTAACCTGATTAACGGCACGGGTCCCGAAGCGGGAGCCGCGCTCGTCGCGCATCCACTGGTGGACAAGATCTCCTTCACGGGCGGCACCGCCACGGGCAAGAGCATCGCCAAACAAGCCGCCAATTCCATGAAGCGGCTCACGCTCGAACTGGGCGGCAAGTCCCCCGCCATCGTACTCGAAGATTGCGTGTTCGACGATGCAGTCCTCGGCTCGCTGTTTTCAATCTTCTATGGCGCCGGACAATCTTGCGAGGCCCGCAGCCGCATCTACGTCCATGAGTCCCTCTATGACGCCTTCGTGGAGAAGTTCGTCGAAGCCGCGAAAAAATTGCGCGTCGGCGATCCGCTCGACAAGCATACGCATGTCGGCGCGCTCGTGCACCCCGAGCGCCTGGCGGTGATGGAGTCGTTTGTGGCCTCGGCGATCGCGCAAGGCGGCACGATTCTAACGGGCGGCCAACGACTTGCCGACGGCCCGCTCGCACGCGGCAATTTCTTCGCGCCCACCGTCATCACCGATTTGCCGCATTCCGCGCGCTGCATTCAGGAAGAAATCTTCGGCCCGGTCGTCGTGATTTCCAAATTCAAGTCCGACGACGAAGCCATCACGATGGCCAACGGCGTTGACTTCGGACTCGCCGCGACCCTATGGACGCAGAACCTCGTTCGCGCGACCAAGTTCGTGCGCGCCATCAAGTCCGGGATCGTCACGATCAACACTCCGAACACCGCCCTTCCCGGCCTCCCCTTCGGTGGGTACAAGCAGTCCGGACACGGCCGGGAGATGGCATTGGAGACCATGGACGCTTACCTCGAAACCAAATCCGTGCTGATGGGCGTCACCGGCAAACCCGTGAATCCGTTCGGCATCTGATCCCTGATTCAGCGGCGGGACAGAGGCATTCTTCGAGGACAGGACCCCTTAGTGGTCCTGTCTCTTTTTGCAACCTGTTGTAAAATCTGATGTGGACGATTTAATAAATTACCGACACTTTCGCTGGGTCTATTGCGGATGCGTCTTCCACGCAATATATTTGCTATAAGCTGAATAGGATAATATTTGTCCGATTAGCGATTAGAGCGGGATACACCCCTCGGCAACCCCACGCCAGTCTCTGACCAGCAGCAACAGCAACCCGAAGGAGTTTCGCATGACGACTAAGCTAAAGATTATGATGGTGTTGGCCATTTCCATCGTCGCCACCGCCGCGTATGCTTACGATCACGGATGGCTCGCGATCCTCGATGGCTTGCAGGAAGCACCTCCGAATGCCAGCCCGGCGAGTGGGATCTTCGAAGCCACCGTAAGTGCTGACTGTGATACGCTTTACTATTCCGGTTCGTACAGCGGCTTGATCGGAAGCTACACCGTTTCTCACATTCATACCGCTCCCGCAGGTGTTGCCGGTCCGGTCCGCCACGGATTCAGTGCCCCGGCCGGCCTGATTGCCGGCGCCTGGGGGATTCCCGCCGAGGACATGAGCCGACTCTATCACGACAGCCTCTATGTGAATATCCACTCCTCAGCCTTTCCGGGCGGAGAGATTCGCGGACAACTGCTCTGCGACCCCAGCGATGCTGTGTTCAACTTCCCCGGAGATTTCGGCACGGCGCAGTGCATCCAGCTCTGCCCTGAATCCAGCTCCCGCATCCGCATCTGGGGCATTCCCGAAGGCCAGTTCCCCGTCGTACAGAAACGGCTGGGCTGTCTGGGCGCTACGAATCCGTGTCTCGTCAACTGCTACCCGGCCACCTACATTGAAGAGTTCTTCGGCGGTAACTGGAATTGGACCGATGGCTGGTTCTGGCTGGAGATCCGCGGCGATGGCTGCATCTGCGTCAGCTTCGAGCGCGTCCTGTCCGTTGAACTTGGCGCCTTCGATGCCGTCGCAGGTGACGGCCAGGTCACGCTGAATTGGAGCACACGGTCCGAAAGCAACAACGACCGCTTTGAAATCGAGCGCGATAATGTCGTCATGGCCTCAGTGGCCGGCCAGGGGAACTCCGCCAGCGGGCACCAGTACAGTTGGACCGACGGCGAACTCCTAAACGGCGTGAGCTACACCTATCGGCTGTTCTCCGTCGAGACCGGCGGCGCGCGCGCCGAGATCGCCAGTGAAAGCGTGACCCCCCACGCGGGCGCGGTGGCAGAGGGCTACGCACTGGCCCAGAACTTCCCGAACCCGTTTAACCCGGAGACCCGCATTCGCTTCGACCTCGCGGAAGCCGGGACCGTTCACTTGACCGTCTTTGACATCAGCGGCCGGTTGGTCGCCACGCTCCTCAACAGTTCCCTGCCCCGCGGTAATCACTCCGTGCAATTCAGCGGATCCAACTTGCCGTCGGGCCTGTATTTCTATCGCCTCGAAGCCAGTGGATTCACTGACCAGAAAAAGATGTTGCTGCTCAAGTAAATGATGCGTGAGTAGCCGGGGCGTGGCCCTGGTGTGTTGTGGTCCAATCTCCTTGGTTTGAGGGAAGAGCCTCGTCGAGTTTCTCGGCGAGGCTTGTTTTATTGAGGGATTGTCTTTATTTTCAAGGTGAGACACTTGCAAGGTCCTCGCCGCTTCCCGTACGGCCCGCGGGCGCGGGCCGGGCCCGGATTCACCCGCCTCACGGCAGCTAAACCCCGTTCGACTGATGAGCATCGTCTTCCATGGCTCGCCTGAACCGACCATCGGTGTCGAGTGTGAATTGGCCCTCGTCGATCCCAAGTCCTGGCGAATGGTCAACGCCGCGCCCGCGATTCTGGAGCACTTCCCCGACTCCCATTACGCCAAGCCGGAGCTGCTTGAGACTATCATCGAGGTCATCTCCAAGCCGTGCCGGACCGTGCAGGAAGTTCGCGCCGACATGCTGCCCAAAATCAAAGAAGTGCAGCGGGTTGCGGAGAAAATCGGCTATACCACCACCTTTGTCGGCACCCATCCCACCGCCACTTGGGGCGAACAGCGCATCACCAAAAACGAGCGCTATCAGGAATTCGTGCACCGCATGCAGTGGCCGGTCCGCCGTGCGATGATTATGGGCCTGCATGTTCACGTCGGCGTGGCGTCCGGCGAGAAAGCCATTGCATTTCTGAATGCGATCACCACCTTTCTCCCCCATCTGCTCGCGCTCTCCTGCGCGTCACCCTATTTCGCCGGTGAAGATACGGGACTCGCCTCCTGCCGCGTGAAGATCTTCGAAGTTATGCCGACCGCCGGCCTGCCCCACCGCATGTTGAACTGGGCCGAATTCCAACGCTTCATGCGCACTCTGATTACAGCCGGTGCGATCAAATCCATCCGCGAAATCTGGTGGGATGTCAGGCCGCATCCCGGCTTCGGCACGATCGAAATCCGCGTCTGCGACGGAACTCCTGATTTCGAGGACGTACTCGCAATCACCGCCATGATCCAGGCCCTCGTCGTCTGGCTCGATCACCTGTATGACCTCGGCGATGAGCTGCCGATTCACAAATACTGGAGCATCAAGGAAAACAAGTGGCGCGCCGCGCGCTACGGACTCGACGGCGACGTGATCTATGACGATCACGGCCAAACGCGCCCGTTCCGCGATGACATCCGCGAACTGCTCGCAACCTTGCGTCCATTCGCCGCAACACAAGATTCCACCGGCGAGCTTGAGCGAATCGAGCTCATGCTGAATCGCGATGGGAGTTACTCCCGCCAGCGTAAAGCTTTCGAGAAATCCGGCTCGCTCGAAGGAGTCGTCGAGAGCCTCGTCGCCGAATGGCAGAGCAGCGTGCAGTAGCGCCGCGCGGGCTTGTTGCTGAATGGCGCTCGCCGAGCCGGGCGTCCGCGCGCGGCCGGAATCTGAGGCATTTGATGCCGATTGAAGCACAACGGAGTTTGACTGCCGTCAATTCCAGCGGGGACACAGTCCCCGCTCGGCGGATTCCGATTTCGGCAACAAGCCCGCGCCGCCGTACGCGACCTGCGAGTCCCGCTCAGTTGACGCACGATACCCACCCGGAATTGGCGGCGGTATTCTCCGTCTTCACCTTTCGTCGTTCGATTCATCATTATGCACCGCGAACATCACCAGTGGTATAGCCCATCGCTGGGCCGGGAAATGGACCTGCTGCTCTACGGCCATTACGGCCGGCCATTGCTCGTCTTCCCCAGCGCGCGCGGCCGCTATTTTGAGTACGAAGACTTCAGCATGATCGAGACGCTCGCTCCGTTTATTGACGCCGGGAAGATCAAGGTCTTCTGCCCCGACGGGAACGATTGGGAGAGCTGGTTCAACTACGATGTGCATCCGAGCTGGCGCGCGCGGCGGCACAACGACTATCAGAGCTACATTATCAACGAGGTCGTTCCGTTCGTCCGCCAGCACTGCCAGTCGTCCGCTGTGCAAATGGCCGGCACGGGCGTGAGCTTCGGCGCTTACCATGCCCTGAACTTCGCGCTGAAGTTTCCCCACGAGTTCAGTCACGTCATCGCCATGTCCGGCAACTACGATGTCCGCGAGCGGGTGTTCGGCTATTATGATGACGAAGTCTATTTCAATTCGCCGAAAGACTACTTGCCCGGCATCCATGACCACACTACGCTGGAGCAAATTCGCCGCATCAAGATCGCGTTGGTCGTCGGACAAGGCGCGTGGGAAGGCAACTGCATCGATGGCACCATCGAGATGTCCCGGCT is from candidate division KSB1 bacterium and encodes:
- a CDS encoding PKD domain-containing protein, coding for MKLSTVFLSTISVLCLIGCGSDSSDDPGTPGPDAVFSVSGALVTPATLTFNNASLNADQFQWDFGDGRSSIQSSPQLSFSTFGSYVVTLVAVQSSTSRTDTARQALEITPGTVSLTGINVQAMPFSDGGGAGWDLTDGPDLFLNLSQAGSSIWTSTYYDNLAPTSLPVGWTVTPPRSITGWTLGYRVDLWDYDPIGENDAMGSVTFSISSIVEGDGYQSSAVVENTAHTIRTTILLHWQ
- a CDS encoding aldehyde dehydrogenase: MSDLFYSNIINGKHVPAQSGRTLPIINPALNESLGESARSDSADVELAVKSARAALDGKWGRSAPSQRTKILFKAAQLLESRVEELSLAESRNNGKVAAHVVGEIRQAIEDFEFFAGAATKAGGSVPPLHGAYFGYTLKEPVGVVGAITPWNYPLMLAAWKLAPALAAGCTVVLKPAEWTPVTAKALVEILHEAGIPEGTVNLINGTGPEAGAALVAHPLVDKISFTGGTATGKSIAKQAANSMKRLTLELGGKSPAIVLEDCVFDDAVLGSLFSIFYGAGQSCEARSRIYVHESLYDAFVEKFVEAAKKLRVGDPLDKHTHVGALVHPERLAVMESFVASAIAQGGTILTGGQRLADGPLARGNFFAPTVITDLPHSARCIQEEIFGPVVVISKFKSDDEAITMANGVDFGLAATLWTQNLVRATKFVRAIKSGIVTINTPNTALPGLPFGGYKQSGHGREMALETMDAYLETKSVLMGVTGKPVNPFGI
- a CDS encoding CHRD domain-containing protein, whose product is MTTKLKIMMVLAISIVATAAYAYDHGWLAILDGLQEAPPNASPASGIFEATVSADCDTLYYSGSYSGLIGSYTVSHIHTAPAGVAGPVRHGFSAPAGLIAGAWGIPAEDMSRLYHDSLYVNIHSSAFPGGEIRGQLLCDPSDAVFNFPGDFGTAQCIQLCPESSSRIRIWGIPEGQFPVVQKRLGCLGATNPCLVNCYPATYIEEFFGGNWNWTDGWFWLEIRGDGCICVSFERVLSVELGAFDAVAGDGQVTLNWSTRSESNNDRFEIERDNVVMASVAGQGNSASGHQYSWTDGELLNGVSYTYRLFSVETGGARAEIASESVTPHAGAVAEGYALAQNFPNPFNPETRIRFDLAEAGTVHLTVFDISGRLVATLLNSSLPRGNHSVQFSGSNLPSGLYFYRLEASGFTDQKKMLLLK
- a CDS encoding glutamate--cysteine ligase; protein product: MSIVFHGSPEPTIGVECELALVDPKSWRMVNAAPAILEHFPDSHYAKPELLETIIEVISKPCRTVQEVRADMLPKIKEVQRVAEKIGYTTTFVGTHPTATWGEQRITKNERYQEFVHRMQWPVRRAMIMGLHVHVGVASGEKAIAFLNAITTFLPHLLALSCASPYFAGEDTGLASCRVKIFEVMPTAGLPHRMLNWAEFQRFMRTLITAGAIKSIREIWWDVRPHPGFGTIEIRVCDGTPDFEDVLAITAMIQALVVWLDHLYDLGDELPIHKYWSIKENKWRAARYGLDGDVIYDDHGQTRPFRDDIRELLATLRPFAATQDSTGELERIELMLNRDGSYSRQRKAFEKSGSLEGVVESLVAEWQSSVQ
- a CDS encoding esterase family protein — encoded protein: MHREHHQWYSPSLGREMDLLLYGHYGRPLLVFPSARGRYFEYEDFSMIETLAPFIDAGKIKVFCPDGNDWESWFNYDVHPSWRARRHNDYQSYIINEVVPFVRQHCQSSAVQMAGTGVSFGAYHALNFALKFPHEFSHVIAMSGNYDVRERVFGYYDDEVYFNSPKDYLPGIHDHTTLEQIRRIKIALVVGQGAWEGNCIDGTIEMSRLLDAKAISHHLSLWGHEWPHDWPTWRAMIRHYVSVME